Proteins encoded in a region of the Streptomyces sp. NBC_01298 genome:
- a CDS encoding glycosyl hydrolase family 8 — MSRAHQQRSAHLTRRPHWHRPLAGFAALAAAMAGLTALNAPAATAGTAVRAASATTTATAAAVLVSTGKPASASSVEASGFEAGKAVDASATTRWASVEGVDPQWIRVDLGAAHTISRVKLDWEAAYGKAYRIQTSNDGTNWTDIYSTSTGNGATDDLTVTGTGRYVRVYATARGTAYGYSLFAFEVYGSPVSGGSDTTAPSTPGGLRATATTSTSVSLAWDAATDNVGVTGYDVYRGATHVAGVTGTSYTNTGLTASTSYGYTVRARDAAGNVSPAGNALSVTTQPASGSGPAVPFGGHSRPYAAGTLKPTGTQSTLDQKTVAYYNSWKSAFVRQNCGNGWYQIISPDADHPYVAEAQGYGMVIAATMAGADPDAKKIFDGLTKWMIDHPSAVNPDLLAAEQDTACRSVNGGDGATDGDMDVAYGLLLADKQWGSAGTYDYKALAIKHINAIKKDELNPSTHLLKLGDWSSSGDQYYYITRTSDWMVDHFRAFRTATGDAAWDTVRSAHQNQITNLQASYAPNTGLLPDFVVNTNTTPKPAPGQVLEDPNDGAYWWNACRTPWRIADDAVTSGDAKSLASARKINSWIKGKTGGDPNKIAIGYKLDGTQISSGSEAAYFAPFALAAMTDAGSQAWLDALWNKMLTTPIDTSSYFSASIQLQVMITASGNHWVP; from the coding sequence ATGTCACGAGCACATCAGCAACGTTCCGCGCACCTCACCCGCCGCCCCCACTGGCACCGCCCGCTGGCGGGCTTTGCCGCCCTCGCCGCCGCCATGGCCGGCCTCACCGCCCTCAACGCCCCCGCCGCGACAGCCGGGACCGCGGTCCGGGCCGCTTCCGCTACCACCACCGCTACCGCCGCCGCGGTACTGGTCTCCACCGGAAAGCCCGCGAGCGCTTCGTCGGTCGAGGCGAGCGGTTTCGAGGCCGGCAAGGCCGTCGATGCCTCCGCGACGACGCGCTGGGCCAGCGTGGAGGGCGTGGACCCGCAGTGGATCCGCGTCGATCTCGGAGCGGCGCACACCATCAGCCGCGTCAAGCTCGACTGGGAGGCCGCGTACGGGAAGGCGTACAGGATCCAGACGTCGAACGACGGGACGAACTGGACCGACATCTACTCCACCAGCACCGGCAACGGCGCGACCGACGACCTGACGGTCACCGGGACCGGGCGCTACGTCCGCGTGTACGCCACCGCGCGGGGCACCGCGTACGGCTACTCCCTCTTCGCGTTCGAGGTCTACGGCTCCCCGGTCTCGGGCGGCTCCGACACCACCGCGCCGAGCACTCCGGGCGGTCTGCGCGCGACGGCAACCACGTCGACCAGCGTCTCGCTGGCCTGGGACGCCGCCACCGACAACGTGGGCGTCACCGGCTACGACGTCTACCGGGGCGCCACGCACGTCGCGGGCGTCACCGGGACCTCGTACACGAACACCGGCCTCACCGCCTCCACGAGCTACGGCTACACGGTCAGGGCGCGGGACGCGGCGGGCAACGTCTCCCCGGCCGGCAACGCGCTCAGCGTCACCACCCAGCCCGCGAGCGGCTCCGGCCCGGCGGTTCCGTTCGGCGGCCACAGCCGCCCCTACGCCGCCGGGACGCTGAAGCCGACCGGCACCCAGAGCACGCTCGACCAGAAGACCGTCGCCTACTACAACTCCTGGAAGTCCGCGTTCGTCCGGCAGAACTGCGGCAACGGCTGGTACCAGATCATTTCCCCCGACGCCGACCACCCGTACGTGGCCGAGGCCCAGGGGTACGGCATGGTGATCGCCGCGACGATGGCCGGCGCCGACCCCGACGCGAAGAAGATATTCGACGGTCTGACGAAGTGGATGATCGACCACCCCTCGGCGGTCAACCCCGACCTGCTGGCCGCCGAGCAGGACACCGCCTGCCGGAGCGTCAACGGCGGTGACGGCGCGACCGACGGCGACATGGACGTCGCGTACGGGCTGCTGCTCGCCGACAAGCAGTGGGGCAGCGCGGGCACGTACGACTACAAGGCGCTCGCGATCAAGCACATCAACGCGATCAAGAAGGACGAGCTCAACCCGTCCACCCACCTGCTCAAGCTGGGCGACTGGAGCAGCTCGGGTGACCAGTACTACTACATCACCCGCACCTCGGACTGGATGGTCGACCACTTCCGGGCCTTCCGGACCGCGACCGGGGACGCGGCCTGGGACACCGTGCGCTCCGCGCACCAGAACCAGATCACCAACCTGCAGGCGTCCTACGCGCCGAACACGGGGCTGCTGCCCGACTTCGTCGTCAACACCAACACCACCCCCAAGCCCGCCCCCGGTCAGGTCCTCGAGGACCCGAACGACGGCGCCTACTGGTGGAACGCCTGCCGGACCCCGTGGCGCATCGCGGACGACGCGGTGACCAGCGGGGACGCCAAGTCCCTCGCGTCGGCACGGAAGATCAACAGCTGGATCAAGGGCAAGACGGGCGGCGACCCGAACAAGATCGCCATCGGCTACAAGCTCGACGGCACGCAGATCTCCTCCGGGAGCGAAGCGGCGTACTTCGCTCCGTTCGCGCTGGCGGCCATGACGGACGCGGGCAGTCAGGCCTGGCTGGACGCGCTGTGGAACAAGATGCTGACCACGCCCATCGACACCAGCAGCTACTTCTCGGCGAGCATCCAGCTCCAGGTCATGATCACGGCATCCGGCAACCACTGGGTGCCGTAA
- a CDS encoding DinB family protein, producing the protein MTISDGSHRSEPSTTAGEREMLDGWLDYHRSTLAWKCEGLSDAQLRTTPLLPSGLSLLGLVRHMAEVERYWFREIMLDEDLPELYSTRENPDGDFHFTDEDTWTAAEKVWQTEIELARQATAGRSLELASKPESHRRGEVFSLRWVYTHMIEEYARHNGHADLLREHLDGATGE; encoded by the coding sequence ATGACTATCAGTGACGGATCCCACCGCTCCGAACCCTCCACCACGGCCGGCGAGCGCGAGATGCTCGACGGCTGGCTCGACTACCACCGCTCCACCCTGGCCTGGAAGTGCGAGGGACTCTCCGACGCACAGCTGCGCACCACCCCGCTGCTGCCGTCCGGACTGAGCCTGCTGGGGCTGGTGCGCCACATGGCGGAGGTGGAACGGTATTGGTTCCGGGAGATCATGCTGGACGAGGATCTGCCCGAGCTGTACAGCACCCGCGAGAACCCGGACGGGGACTTCCACTTCACCGACGAGGACACCTGGACCGCGGCCGAGAAGGTGTGGCAGACCGAGATCGAGCTGGCCCGGCAGGCCACGGCCGGCCGCTCCCTGGAGCTGGCCTCCAAGCCCGAGAGCCACCGCCGGGGCGAGGTGTTCAGCCTGCGCTGGGTCTACACCCACATGATCGAGGAGTACGCGCGCCACAACGGCCACGCCGACCTGCTGCGCGAGCACCTCGACGGCGCCACGGGCGAGTAG
- a CDS encoding DUF3037 domain-containing protein — protein MIKRDVFEYALVRVVPRMERGECFNAGVIVYCRAHSYVRARTHLDEAKLLALDPGADVAGVRAALRGVEGLCAGGESAGQAAGDDAGRRFRWLIAPRSTVVQPGPVHTGLTADPAAEVERLLDLLVR, from the coding sequence GTGATCAAGCGGGACGTGTTCGAGTACGCGCTGGTGCGCGTGGTGCCCCGGATGGAGCGCGGCGAGTGTTTCAACGCCGGCGTGATCGTCTACTGCCGGGCGCATTCCTACGTCCGTGCCCGCACCCACCTCGACGAGGCCAAGCTCCTCGCACTGGATCCGGGGGCCGACGTGGCCGGGGTGCGGGCCGCCCTGCGCGGCGTCGAGGGCCTGTGCGCCGGCGGTGAGTCCGCGGGGCAGGCCGCGGGTGACGACGCGGGGCGGCGCTTCCGGTGGCTGATCGCGCCGCGCAGCACGGTGGTGCAGCCGGGCCCGGTGCATACGGGCCTGACGGCCGACCCCGCCGCTGAGGTGGAGCGGCTGCTGGACCTCCTGGTCCGGTGA
- a CDS encoding SDR family oxidoreductase: MTYDGTDSGKVALITGASRGIGYGIAEALVARGDRLCITGRNEEALKEAVERLGADRVIAVAGKAHDEAHQAVAVERTMEAFGRVDFLINNAGTNPVFGPIADLDLGVARKVFETNVISALGFAQRTWHAWQKENGGAIVNIASIAGVSASPFIGAYGMSKAAMVNLTLQLAHEMAPGVRVNAIAPAVVKTRFAQALYEGREQEAAAAYPLGRLGLPEDIGGAAAFLTSAQAEWITGQTLVVDGGMFLNAGVH, translated from the coding sequence ATGACGTACGACGGAACGGACAGCGGCAAGGTCGCGCTGATCACCGGAGCGAGCCGGGGCATCGGCTACGGCATCGCCGAGGCCCTGGTGGCGCGCGGAGACCGGCTCTGCATCACCGGCCGCAACGAGGAGGCCCTCAAGGAGGCCGTCGAGCGGCTCGGCGCGGACCGGGTGATCGCGGTCGCGGGCAAGGCGCACGACGAGGCCCATCAGGCCGTCGCCGTGGAACGCACGATGGAGGCCTTCGGCCGCGTCGACTTCCTGATCAACAACGCGGGCACCAACCCGGTCTTCGGACCGATCGCGGACCTGGACCTCGGGGTCGCCCGCAAGGTCTTCGAGACCAACGTGATCTCGGCGCTCGGCTTCGCCCAGCGGACCTGGCACGCCTGGCAGAAGGAGAACGGCGGCGCGATCGTCAACATCGCCTCCATCGCCGGGGTCTCCGCCTCGCCCTTCATCGGGGCGTACGGGATGAGCAAGGCGGCCATGGTCAACCTGACCCTCCAGCTCGCCCACGAGATGGCGCCGGGGGTCCGGGTCAACGCCATCGCGCCGGCGGTGGTGAAGACCAGGTTCGCGCAGGCCCTCTACGAGGGGCGCGAGCAGGAGGCGGCGGCGGCCTATCCGCTGGGCCGGCTCGGGCTCCCGGAGGACATCGGAGGGGCCGCGGCCTTTCTTACATCTGCACAAGCGGAATGGATCACAGGACAAACTCTCGTCGTCGACGGGGGAATGTTCCTCAATGCCGGGGTGCACTGA
- a CDS encoding uracil-DNA glycosylase: MLPDSWLPVLGGELEQPYFTELTEFVEKERANGPVYPPREQVFAALEATAFDQVKVLVLGQDPYHGAGQGHGLCFSVQPGVKTPPSLRNIYKEMHAELGTPVPDNGYLMPWAEQGVLLLNAVLTVREAEPNSHKGKGWEKFTDAVIRAVAERPDPAVFVLWGAYAQKKLPLIDEERHIVVKGAHPSPLSAKKFFGSRPFTQINEAVAAQGHAPIDWRIPDLG; encoded by the coding sequence ATGCTCCCCGATTCCTGGCTCCCCGTCCTTGGCGGAGAGCTGGAGCAGCCCTACTTCACGGAGCTCACCGAGTTCGTCGAGAAGGAGCGGGCGAACGGGCCGGTCTACCCGCCCCGCGAGCAGGTCTTCGCGGCCCTGGAGGCCACCGCGTTCGACCAGGTGAAGGTGCTGGTCCTCGGCCAGGACCCCTACCACGGAGCGGGCCAGGGCCACGGGCTGTGCTTCTCCGTGCAGCCCGGCGTGAAGACCCCGCCCTCGCTGCGCAACATCTACAAGGAGATGCACGCCGAGCTGGGCACCCCCGTTCCGGACAACGGCTACCTGATGCCGTGGGCCGAACAGGGCGTCCTGCTGCTCAACGCCGTGCTCACCGTCCGCGAGGCCGAGCCCAACTCGCACAAGGGCAAGGGCTGGGAGAAGTTCACCGACGCAGTGATCCGCGCGGTGGCCGAGCGCCCCGACCCGGCCGTCTTCGTGCTCTGGGGGGCCTACGCGCAGAAGAAGCTCCCGCTGATCGACGAGGAGCGGCACATCGTCGTCAAGGGCGCCCACCCCTCCCCGCTGTCGGCCAAGAAGTTCTTCGGCTCCCGGCCCTTCACCCAGATCAACGAGGCCGTCGCCGCCCAGGGCCATGCGCCGATCGACTGGCGGATCCCGGACCTGGGCTGA
- a CDS encoding nuclear transport factor 2 family protein → MTQRVDLAGVMDRLAIDELITGYAIAVDDGDWDAYRALFAPGGRADYASAGGIEGPAGEVADWLAETMKLFPVRQHLIVNRLIRIPDLGGSPGDTAEVRADFLNPMRLAGEEPDDGAAPVTAPNFVAAGRYTFAVARTARSGWRLSRVTVHEKWRHMSF, encoded by the coding sequence ATGACGCAGCGTGTGGACCTTGCGGGCGTGATGGACCGACTGGCGATCGACGAGCTGATCACGGGGTACGCCATCGCCGTGGACGACGGCGACTGGGACGCGTACCGGGCCCTGTTCGCCCCGGGCGGGCGGGCCGACTACGCCTCGGCCGGCGGGATCGAGGGCCCGGCCGGGGAGGTCGCGGACTGGCTCGCGGAGACGATGAAGCTGTTCCCGGTGCGCCAGCACCTCATCGTGAACCGGCTGATCCGGATCCCGGACCTGGGCGGCTCCCCCGGTGACACGGCGGAGGTCCGGGCCGACTTCCTCAATCCCATGCGGCTGGCCGGAGAAGAGCCCGACGACGGTGCGGCCCCCGTGACCGCGCCGAACTTCGTCGCGGCGGGCCGCTACACCTTCGCCGTCGCCCGTACCGCCCGGTCCGGCTGGCGGCTCTCGCGGGTCACCGTCCACGAGAAGTGGCGGCACATGTCGTTCTGA
- the fabG gene encoding 3-oxoacyl-ACP reductase FabG: MSTTEQRVAIVTGAARGIGAATAVRLAAEGRAVAVLDLDEAACKDTVETITAAGGTAVAIGCDVSDSAQVEAAVERVASLLGAPTILVNNAGVLRDNLLFKMSDTDWDTVMNVHLRGAFLMSKACQKHMVAAKFGRIVSLSSSSALGNRGQANYSAAKAGLQGFTKTLAIELGKFGITSNAVAPGFIVTEMTAHTAARVGMDFEDFQAAAATQIPVQRVGRPDDVANAIAFFTGEAAGFVSGQVMYVAGGPLS, from the coding sequence ATGTCCACCACCGAGCAGCGCGTCGCGATCGTGACCGGGGCGGCCCGGGGCATCGGCGCGGCCACCGCCGTACGCCTGGCCGCCGAAGGCCGGGCGGTCGCCGTACTCGACCTGGACGAGGCGGCCTGCAAGGACACCGTGGAGACCATCACGGCGGCCGGCGGCACGGCCGTCGCGATCGGCTGCGACGTGTCCGACAGCGCCCAGGTGGAGGCTGCCGTCGAGCGGGTGGCGAGCCTGCTCGGCGCCCCGACCATCCTGGTCAACAATGCGGGTGTGCTGCGGGACAACCTGCTGTTCAAGATGAGCGACACCGACTGGGACACCGTCATGAACGTCCACCTGCGCGGTGCGTTCCTGATGTCGAAGGCCTGTCAGAAGCACATGGTGGCAGCCAAGTTCGGCCGGATCGTGAGCCTCTCCAGCAGCTCCGCCCTCGGCAACCGCGGCCAGGCCAACTACTCGGCGGCCAAGGCCGGTCTGCAGGGCTTCACCAAGACCCTGGCCATCGAGCTCGGCAAGTTCGGCATCACCTCGAACGCCGTCGCTCCCGGGTTCATCGTCACCGAGATGACCGCCCACACGGCCGCCCGTGTCGGCATGGACTTCGAGGACTTCCAGGCCGCGGCGGCCACCCAGATCCCGGTGCAGCGCGTCGGGCGCCCGGACGACGTGGCCAACGCCATCGCCTTCTTCACCGGCGAGGCCGCCGGCTTCGTCTCCGGCCAGGTCATGTACGTGGCCGGCGGCCCGCTCAGCTGA
- the lnt gene encoding apolipoprotein N-acyltransferase → MLTVLGVPTAPERVPWWRAVAAVASGALPCLAFPAPALWWFAYVALVPWILLLRSAPTGRRAALEGWLGGAGFVFAVHHWLLPSLHVFLFALAALLGLLWIPWALLVRELLGGRPGGVRAGAALVLVPAGWLLSELARSWNGLGGPWGLLGASQWQVAPALRLASVGGVWLVGLLVVAVNCALALIVTAPGAARAAALAGVTGCAVLTGAVWLWAPRPEVSGVLRVAVVQPGTVEDGPDGAERRFAAGERLTGTLAGLSPTGSLAGLRPDLVVWGESSVGEDLTARPDLARRLAALSARVGAPLLVNVDARATDRPGIRKSAVLVGPAGPTGDRYDKMRLVPFGEYVPARELLGWATSVGKAADENRVPGDAQVLMELPGRADVRLGPLVCFESAFPDMSRRLVRDGAAVLIDQSATSSFQDGWAPAQHASLSALRAAETGRPEVHAALTGISAVHGPSGERIGSALSTSARTARVYEVPLARGTTLYVRFGDWAVGAALAALAAYCTASGARAVRDSLRTPVPAPSAPPARTVRGSAARRAR, encoded by the coding sequence ATGCTGACGGTCCTTGGGGTCCCGACGGCCCCGGAGCGGGTCCCGTGGTGGCGCGCGGTGGCGGCCGTCGCCTCGGGAGCCCTGCCCTGCCTCGCCTTCCCCGCCCCCGCGCTGTGGTGGTTCGCCTACGTCGCCCTCGTGCCCTGGATCCTGCTGCTGAGGTCGGCCCCCACCGGCCGGCGCGCGGCCCTGGAGGGCTGGCTCGGCGGCGCCGGCTTCGTCTTCGCCGTGCACCACTGGCTGCTCCCCAGCCTGCACGTGTTCCTGTTCGCCCTGGCGGCGCTGCTGGGCCTGCTCTGGATCCCCTGGGCCCTGCTGGTACGCGAGTTGCTGGGCGGGCGGCCCGGCGGGGTCCGGGCGGGCGCCGCCCTGGTCCTCGTACCGGCGGGCTGGCTGCTGTCGGAGCTGGCCCGGTCGTGGAACGGGCTGGGCGGGCCGTGGGGGCTGCTCGGTGCCAGTCAGTGGCAGGTGGCGCCCGCGCTGCGGCTGGCTTCGGTGGGCGGGGTCTGGCTGGTCGGCCTGCTGGTCGTGGCGGTGAACTGCGCGCTCGCGCTGATCGTCACGGCCCCGGGGGCGGCGCGGGCGGCGGCCCTGGCCGGGGTGACGGGCTGCGCGGTGCTGACGGGGGCGGTGTGGCTGTGGGCTCCCCGCCCGGAGGTCTCGGGCGTGCTGCGCGTGGCCGTCGTACAGCCGGGCACGGTCGAGGACGGCCCGGACGGCGCGGAGCGGCGCTTCGCCGCCGGGGAGCGGCTGACCGGGACCCTGGCGGGGCTCAGCCCCACGGGCTCCTTGGCGGGGCTCCGCCCCGACCTCGTCGTATGGGGAGAGAGCAGCGTCGGCGAGGACCTGACGGCCCGCCCGGACCTGGCCCGGCGGCTCGCCGCGCTGTCGGCGCGGGTGGGGGCTCCGCTGCTGGTCAACGTGGACGCGCGGGCCACCGACCGGCCGGGGATCCGCAAATCGGCGGTGCTCGTCGGCCCCGCGGGCCCGACCGGCGACCGGTACGACAAGATGCGCCTGGTCCCCTTCGGGGAGTACGTGCCGGCCCGCGAACTGCTGGGCTGGGCCACCTCGGTCGGCAAGGCGGCGGACGAGAACCGCGTCCCGGGCGACGCTCAGGTCCTGATGGAGCTGCCCGGCCGGGCCGACGTCCGCCTGGGCCCGCTGGTCTGCTTCGAGTCGGCGTTCCCCGACATGAGCCGGCGCCTCGTCCGCGACGGAGCCGCCGTGCTGATCGACCAGTCGGCCACGTCCAGCTTCCAGGACGGCTGGGCCCCGGCCCAGCACGCCTCGCTGTCCGCGCTGCGGGCGGCCGAGACGGGCCGGCCCGAGGTGCACGCCGCCCTCACCGGGATCAGCGCGGTGCACGGCCCGTCCGGCGAGCGGATCGGGTCCGCGCTGTCGACCTCGGCGCGGACCGCGCGGGTGTACGAGGTCCCCCTCGCCCGGGGCACGACCCTCTACGTCCGCTTCGGGGACTGGGCGGTGGGCGCGGCGCTGGCCGCCCTGGCCGCGTACTGCACGGCCTCGGGCGCCCGCGCCGTACGGGACTCGCTCAGGACGCCTGTTCCAGCGCCGAGCGCACCACCCGCTCGCACAGTTCGTGGGTCAGCAGCGCGTCGCGCGCGCTGA
- a CDS encoding HipA family kinase, with protein MLTEVIATRYVTPLREGGSLPGIVEADDLGTYVMKFTGAGQGRKTLVAEVICGRLAQRLGLRVPRLVQMQLDPVIGLGEPDQEVQELLKASGGLNLGMDYLPGSIGFDPLAYQVDPVEAGRVVWFDALINNVDRSWRNPNMLVWHGDLWLIDHGATMIWHHNWPTAGSAAAKPYNASDHVLAPVGPDIAAAAAALAPLVTEELLTEVAADVPDEWLVDEPGFDSTDALRRAYVEALLPRAATIHERITMEAEAKVRSGPPGWLADRLDPRPRKMKSDSE; from the coding sequence ATGCTCACAGAAGTGATCGCGACCCGTTACGTCACGCCTTTGCGGGAGGGCGGCTCGCTCCCCGGAATCGTCGAAGCCGACGACCTCGGTACCTACGTCATGAAGTTCACCGGAGCCGGCCAGGGCCGCAAGACCCTGGTGGCCGAGGTCATCTGCGGCCGGCTGGCCCAGCGGCTGGGGCTGCGCGTTCCCCGGCTGGTGCAGATGCAGCTCGACCCGGTCATCGGGCTCGGCGAACCCGACCAGGAGGTCCAGGAGCTGCTGAAGGCCAGCGGCGGGCTGAACCTGGGGATGGACTACCTCCCCGGCTCGATCGGCTTCGACCCGCTCGCGTACCAGGTGGACCCCGTGGAGGCGGGGCGCGTGGTCTGGTTCGACGCGCTGATCAACAACGTCGACCGGTCCTGGCGCAATCCGAACATGCTGGTCTGGCACGGGGACCTCTGGCTCATCGACCACGGCGCCACCATGATCTGGCACCACAACTGGCCCACCGCCGGGAGCGCCGCCGCCAAGCCGTACAACGCCTCCGACCACGTGCTGGCCCCGGTCGGCCCGGACATCGCAGCGGCGGCGGCCGCGCTCGCTCCGCTGGTCACCGAGGAACTGCTGACCGAGGTCGCGGCCGACGTGCCCGACGAATGGCTGGTCGACGAGCCGGGCTTCGACTCCACCGACGCGCTGCGCCGCGCCTACGTGGAGGCCCTGCTGCCGCGTGCGGCCACGATCCACGAGAGGATCACGATGGAGGCCGAGGCGAAGGTCCGGTCGGGTCCGCCCGGCTGGCTCGCCGACCGCCTCGACCCCCGTCCCCGGAAGATGAAGAGCGACAGCGAGTGA
- a CDS encoding Gfo/Idh/MocA family protein, with the protein MKVGCIGLGDIAQKAYLPVLTTRPGLELHLQTRTPATLERVGAQHRVPAERLHTDLDALLAQKLDAAFVHAPTAVHPEIVERLLEAGVPTYVDKPIAYELAESRRLVELAEERGVSLAVGFNRRHAPGYAQCADHARDLIVMQKNRVGLPEDVRTFVLDDFIHVVDTLRFLLPGEADQVDVRAVVRDGLMSQVVLQLSGTGFTALGIMNRLSGSTEEVLEVSGQDTKRQVVNLAEVIDHKGQPTVRRRGDWVSVARQRGIEQVVDSFLEAVATGTTLSARDALLTHELCERVVRSALEQAS; encoded by the coding sequence GTGAAGGTCGGCTGTATCGGACTCGGCGACATCGCGCAGAAGGCGTACCTGCCCGTCCTGACCACCCGCCCGGGGCTCGAACTGCACCTGCAGACCCGGACCCCGGCCACCCTCGAACGGGTCGGCGCCCAGCACCGCGTCCCGGCCGAACGCCTGCACACCGACCTCGACGCGCTGCTCGCGCAGAAGCTCGACGCGGCCTTCGTGCACGCCCCGACCGCCGTCCACCCCGAGATCGTGGAACGGCTGCTCGAAGCGGGCGTGCCCACGTACGTCGACAAGCCGATCGCCTACGAGCTCGCCGAATCGCGCCGCTTGGTCGAACTGGCCGAGGAGCGCGGGGTGTCGCTCGCCGTCGGCTTCAACCGCCGCCACGCGCCCGGCTACGCGCAGTGCGCCGACCACGCGCGGGACCTGATCGTCATGCAGAAGAACCGGGTCGGCCTGCCCGAGGACGTACGGACCTTCGTCCTGGACGACTTCATCCACGTCGTCGACACGCTGCGCTTCCTGCTGCCCGGCGAGGCCGACCAGGTCGACGTACGGGCCGTGGTGCGGGACGGCCTGATGAGCCAGGTCGTGCTCCAGCTGTCCGGTACGGGCTTCACCGCGCTCGGCATCATGAACCGCCTCTCCGGTTCCACGGAGGAGGTGCTGGAGGTTTCCGGCCAGGACACCAAGCGTCAGGTCGTCAACCTCGCGGAGGTCATCGACCACAAGGGCCAGCCCACGGTCCGGCGGCGCGGGGACTGGGTGTCGGTGGCCCGCCAGCGCGGCATCGAGCAGGTCGTCGACTCCTTCCTGGAGGCCGTCGCCACGGGCACGACCCTCAGCGCGCGCGACGCGCTGCTGACCCACGAACTGTGCGAGCGGGTGGTGCGCTCGGCGCTGGAACAGGCGTCCTGA
- a CDS encoding ABC transporter substrate-binding protein — protein sequence MFNRTRCLQITAALASISLLSGCGLFSDDGGNGDQRIVVGTTSAPTTLDPAAAWDGSWELYRNVYQTLLAFPTGATKPQPDAASSCEFTDAGNESYRCTVRKGLKFSDGEPLDAKAVKHSLDRIKTIDAPSGPKALFGSLDKIETPDAQTVVFHLNTPDATFPFVLGSPAASLVSPKQYPADKLREGDKVTGSGPYTLESYKEAGEAVLNRNESYNGFANRRNGGVTIRYFADSKKMIAALKGKEIDATYRGLSADEVKDLQAPASHDAGVQVVENVGSEIRYLVFNPTDPQVAKVEVRRAIAQIVDRGALVSKVYQGTAEPLYSMVPKGVVGHRTPFYDSYGQPDVAKAKKALKDAGIPTPVPLTFWYTTDRYGASTADEFTELKRQLDESGLFKITLRGQPWKTFQEGYKKGEYPIFGRGWFPDFPDPDNFIAPFVGKENAVGTPYESKEIVDVLLPKSRRESDRSAGVHEFEKAQQIFADDVRLLPLWQGKLYVAARDDIAGAERALDPQTVMQVWELYRKTSW from the coding sequence GTGTTCAACCGGACCAGATGCCTGCAGATCACTGCGGCCCTTGCGTCCATATCCCTGCTCTCCGGATGCGGCCTGTTCTCGGACGACGGCGGCAATGGAGACCAGCGGATTGTCGTCGGAACGACGAGCGCACCCACGACCCTCGATCCGGCGGCGGCCTGGGACGGTTCCTGGGAGCTCTACCGGAACGTCTACCAGACCCTGCTGGCGTTCCCCACGGGTGCCACCAAGCCCCAGCCGGACGCCGCCTCGAGCTGCGAGTTCACCGACGCCGGGAACGAGTCGTACCGCTGCACGGTGCGCAAGGGCCTGAAGTTCTCCGACGGCGAGCCGCTCGACGCCAAGGCCGTCAAGCACTCGCTGGACCGGATCAAGACCATCGACGCCCCGTCCGGCCCCAAGGCCCTCTTCGGCAGCCTCGACAAGATCGAGACCCCGGACGCGCAGACGGTGGTCTTCCACCTGAACACCCCGGACGCCACCTTCCCCTTCGTGCTCGGCTCCCCGGCCGCCTCGCTCGTCTCGCCGAAGCAGTACCCGGCCGACAAGCTGCGCGAGGGCGACAAGGTCACGGGCTCCGGCCCGTACACCCTGGAGTCGTACAAGGAGGCCGGCGAGGCGGTCCTGAACCGCAACGAGAGCTACAACGGCTTCGCCAACCGCCGCAACGGCGGGGTCACCATCCGCTACTTCGCGGACTCCAAGAAGATGATCGCCGCCCTCAAGGGCAAGGAGATCGACGCGACCTACCGCGGCCTCTCCGCCGACGAGGTCAAGGACCTCCAGGCCCCCGCCTCACACGACGCGGGCGTCCAGGTCGTCGAGAACGTCGGCTCGGAGATCCGCTACCTGGTCTTCAACCCCACCGACCCGCAGGTCGCGAAGGTCGAGGTGCGCCGGGCCATCGCGCAGATCGTCGACCGCGGGGCGCTCGTCTCGAAGGTCTACCAGGGCACCGCCGAGCCGCTCTACTCGATGGTCCCCAAGGGCGTCGTAGGCCACCGCACGCCGTTCTACGACTCCTACGGCCAGCCGGACGTGGCCAAGGCCAAGAAGGCCCTCAAGGACGCCGGGATCCCGACGCCGGTGCCCCTGACCTTCTGGTACACCACCGACCGCTACGGCGCCTCCACGGCGGACGAGTTCACCGAGCTCAAGCGCCAGCTCGACGAGAGCGGGCTCTTCAAGATCACCCTGCGCGGGCAGCCCTGGAAGACCTTCCAGGAGGGCTACAAGAAGGGCGAGTACCCGATCTTCGGCCGCGGCTGGTTCCCCGACTTCCCGGACCCCGACAACTTCATCGCGCCGTTCGTCGGCAAGGAGAACGCGGTCGGCACCCCGTACGAGTCCAAGGAGATCGTGGACGTCCTCCTGCCCAAGTCCCGCCGCGAGAGCGACCGGTCGGCCGGAGTCCACGAGTTCGAGAAGGCCCAGCAGATCTTCGCCGACGACGTCCGGCTGCTGCCCCTGTGGCAGGGCAAGCTGTACGTCGCCGCCCGCGACGACATCGCCGGCGCCGAGCGGGCGCTCGACCCGCAGACCGTCATGCAGGTGTGGGAGCTGTACCGCAAGACCAGCTGGTAG